Proteins encoded together in one Marinobacter salsuginis window:
- a CDS encoding LysR family transcriptional regulator, giving the protein MNPIDTFNLDFRALSTFLAVLDEGSVSRAAIRLGVTQSAVSHTLERLRQALGDPLFVKSGRGIVPTRYALQAGPHVRQILDDLQSLSSGPPFSPATAEFTFTIAANDYQRDLLLPGLVRTLRQEAPGISLQVIPSGIPRADLLRKDVCDLVISPHAPEATDIMQRGLMADRMVVFYDPEYRKPPVDLPEYLKADHIALLFATGEKPTVETAIEARGLVRRNVVTVSNFSGLPEFLRGTDMLATAPEGMSKHLLRDFAWVPLPFDFKPFTLLMLWHRRNQNDPAHKWLRNQVNAVAATLNGLKS; this is encoded by the coding sequence ATGAACCCGATTGATACATTCAACCTGGATTTCCGGGCCCTGAGCACGTTTCTGGCAGTGCTCGATGAAGGCAGCGTGTCCCGCGCTGCGATTCGGCTAGGCGTTACCCAGTCCGCGGTGAGTCACACCCTGGAACGCCTCCGCCAGGCATTGGGCGATCCGCTGTTCGTGAAGTCGGGGCGGGGCATTGTGCCAACCCGCTACGCACTCCAGGCGGGCCCCCATGTTCGCCAGATTCTGGACGACCTGCAGTCGCTGTCTTCTGGCCCTCCGTTCAGTCCGGCCACGGCCGAGTTTACGTTCACGATTGCCGCCAATGACTACCAGCGGGATCTTCTGCTGCCCGGTCTCGTACGTACGTTGCGGCAAGAGGCCCCGGGTATCAGTCTGCAGGTTATTCCTTCTGGCATTCCCCGGGCTGACCTGTTGCGGAAGGATGTATGCGATCTGGTGATTTCGCCCCACGCGCCGGAGGCGACGGACATTATGCAGCGGGGTCTGATGGCCGACCGGATGGTGGTGTTCTATGACCCTGAATACCGGAAACCGCCAGTGGATCTGCCGGAATACCTGAAGGCAGACCACATCGCCCTGTTGTTCGCTACCGGTGAGAAACCCACTGTGGAAACCGCGATTGAGGCGCGTGGACTGGTTCGTCGCAATGTGGTGACGGTGTCCAATTTTTCGGGTCTGCCTGAGTTTCTGCGGGGTACCGACATGCTGGCGACGGCGCCTGAAGGCATGAGCAAACACTTACTTCGCGACTTCGCCTGGGTTCCCCTGCCCTTTGATTTCAAGCCGTTCACCTTGCTTATGCTGTGGCATCGCCGCAATCAGAATGACCCTGCCCACAAGTGGCTGCGCAATCAGGTGAATGCCGTGGCCGCTACGCTCAACGGTCTGAAAAGTTAA
- a CDS encoding YcfL family protein encodes MKTLIKSMATAAICLGLLSGCAAKSASSTDLIERTAPITMNSVAFTDYNLKRTYTRGFGQLEDGERYRLSLVQHGQRPTATGTTEVYVVLRNHTDYDYRIEARTQFFDQDGVPTDVKPTWQRSTIPANSIATYRELSTTTQPLQYRVEVRELN; translated from the coding sequence ATGAAAACACTGATTAAATCCATGGCCACAGCGGCGATCTGTCTTGGTCTGCTGTCTGGCTGTGCCGCTAAATCCGCCAGCAGCACGGACCTGATTGAGCGCACCGCGCCCATCACCATGAACTCCGTGGCATTCACCGACTACAACCTGAAGCGCACCTACACCCGCGGTTTTGGCCAACTGGAGGACGGCGAACGCTATCGACTGTCATTGGTCCAGCACGGCCAGCGGCCGACGGCAACCGGAACCACAGAGGTCTACGTGGTCCTGCGCAACCACACGGATTACGATTACCGGATCGAAGCCCGCACCCAGTTCTTCGATCAGGACGGCGTACCCACCGATGTGAAACCGACCTGGCAGCGCTCGACCATCCCGGCCAACAGCATCGCTACCTATCGTGAACTGTCTACCACCACGCAACCTCTGCAATACCGCGTGGAAGTCCGGGAGCTCAACTGA
- a CDS encoding PDZ domain-containing protein — protein MINRVFKHFLPFNLISVCTLMLLGCASFGPQIGDGRIGIHLEDRGGQWFVAKVIENGAVYRTGQLSEGDLLVAVAELRDEPQPVNGMSLNELASRITGEPGTAVDLVIKPANSEITRKVTITRARFGSRETAQPAMQQRAEAQLTAGSLVIEGTSGNFMSPYTSDGVTAEWVNKAINANIGSTVGSGVGAAAGAYAAEQALDSVPFGGFIGGMIGSSLGKSVGREAAIEASGGWDYIRSTSDQSFRSLADMARYLKLTHGNEPTFNEAMAAAAQVYPELSDALANY, from the coding sequence ATGATAAACCGCGTTTTCAAGCATTTTCTGCCGTTCAATCTCATTTCAGTCTGCACACTGATGCTTCTGGGTTGCGCCTCGTTCGGACCTCAGATCGGTGATGGACGAATCGGTATACATTTGGAAGATAGAGGTGGTCAGTGGTTTGTCGCCAAGGTGATTGAGAACGGCGCTGTCTATCGAACAGGTCAATTAAGCGAAGGGGACCTTTTGGTCGCGGTTGCCGAATTGAGGGATGAGCCGCAACCGGTAAACGGTATGTCGCTCAACGAGCTGGCCTCCAGAATTACGGGAGAACCGGGCACGGCCGTCGATCTGGTGATCAAACCAGCCAACAGCGAGATCACCCGGAAGGTGACAATCACACGGGCGCGATTTGGCTCCCGGGAAACGGCCCAGCCCGCAATGCAGCAAAGGGCCGAAGCGCAGCTGACCGCCGGATCTTTGGTGATAGAAGGCACCAGCGGGAACTTTATGAGCCCCTATACCAGTGATGGCGTCACCGCAGAATGGGTCAACAAGGCGATTAACGCGAACATCGGCTCAACCGTTGGATCAGGCGTTGGCGCCGCAGCCGGCGCCTATGCCGCCGAGCAAGCACTCGATTCTGTCCCATTCGGTGGATTCATTGGCGGCATGATCGGGTCAAGCCTTGGCAAGTCGGTCGGTCGCGAGGCAGCCATCGAAGCTTCGGGAGGCTGGGATTACATTCGTTCGACCTCCGATCAGAGCTTTCGCTCTCTGGCGGACATGGCCCGCTATCTGAAACTGACTCACGGCAATGAGCCCACTTTTAACGAGGCAATGGCGGCCGCAGCGCAGGTTTATCCAGAATTATCAGACGCGCTCGCCAATTATTGA
- a CDS encoding alpha/beta hydrolase has protein sequence MSDFDRYVESANAYVDTNLVPVEGFDREQQVLWNLPYRMKPGANCSSGDRTGLLLIHGLSDSPFVFRDLSRYLADECIEVRTLLLQGHGTRPGDMVTASADVWREQVRNHFVALSKEVDLAFIGGFSLGGALATDYALSKTGPRPEGLVAVAPAWQLNGLRDYLWLAPIADVFGDFVEKEPELNPVKYESFSFNAGSQIGDVISSAQGRIVQQENIDMPLFLAATEADSVINLDYLVTQFRERFRQPGNAMMIFRDSRTPWPDAQADERIRFMNSYLPDANILEFSHQSLLISPDNELYGLGAPLQRCLEPNNISLEGCRQLPEQDLWFSAWHDTERPVYTSRLTYNPWFDDLAEAIGAFIRTHASAEEP, from the coding sequence ATGTCCGATTTCGACCGCTATGTCGAATCTGCCAATGCCTATGTCGATACCAATCTGGTTCCGGTGGAGGGGTTTGATCGGGAGCAGCAGGTGCTGTGGAATCTGCCCTACCGGATGAAACCGGGGGCAAACTGTAGTTCGGGCGATCGCACCGGGCTGTTGTTGATTCACGGCCTGAGCGATTCGCCCTTTGTGTTCCGGGATCTGAGCCGTTACCTGGCTGATGAATGCATTGAGGTGCGGACCCTGTTGCTGCAGGGGCACGGTACACGGCCCGGCGATATGGTGACGGCCAGTGCCGATGTGTGGCGTGAGCAGGTGCGCAATCACTTCGTCGCCCTGTCGAAGGAGGTGGACCTGGCGTTTATTGGGGGCTTTTCACTGGGTGGTGCTCTGGCCACGGATTATGCCCTTTCGAAAACCGGGCCCAGACCGGAGGGCCTGGTTGCGGTCGCACCCGCCTGGCAGCTCAACGGTCTTCGGGACTACCTCTGGTTGGCGCCAATTGCCGACGTGTTTGGTGACTTTGTGGAGAAAGAGCCGGAGCTGAACCCGGTAAAATACGAGTCGTTTTCGTTTAACGCCGGCAGTCAGATCGGCGATGTTATCTCGTCAGCTCAGGGCCGCATCGTCCAACAGGAAAATATTGATATGCCGTTGTTCCTGGCTGCGACAGAGGCCGACTCGGTGATCAACCTCGATTATCTGGTCACGCAGTTCCGGGAACGGTTCCGCCAGCCCGGGAACGCCATGATGATTTTTCGGGATAGCCGAACCCCCTGGCCCGACGCACAGGCTGATGAACGCATCCGGTTTATGAACAGCTACCTGCCTGATGCCAATATTCTGGAATTCTCTCATCAATCCCTGCTGATCTCGCCTGACAATGAGCTCTATGGTCTGGGGGCGCCGCTGCAACGCTGCCTGGAACCGAACAATATTTCCCTCGAGGGTTGCCGCCAGCTGCCGGAGCAAGACCTCTGGTTCAGTGCCTGGCACGACACGGAACGCCCGGTATACACCAGCCGGTTGACCTACAACCCCTGGTTCGATGATCTGGCAGAGGCGATTGGGGCATTTATTCGTACACACGCTTCAGCCGAGGAGCCGTAG
- the tpx gene encoding thiol peroxidase gives MSSVNLDGNPIELSGKFPETGDNAPPFTLTNSGLEEVKLDNWAGKRKILNIIPSIDTGVCAASTRKFNEKAGSLDNTVVLVVSADLPFAAARFCGAEGLKNVETLSTFRNYSFQQDYGVAIQDGPLAGLCARAVVVLDENNKVIHSQLVDEIKNEPDYDAALKAL, from the coding sequence ATGAGCAGCGTTAACCTGGACGGCAATCCCATTGAACTGAGCGGCAAATTTCCCGAAACAGGCGACAACGCGCCTCCCTTTACCCTGACCAACAGCGGCCTGGAAGAAGTCAAACTCGACAACTGGGCCGGCAAGCGCAAGATCCTGAACATCATCCCCAGCATCGACACCGGCGTCTGCGCCGCGTCTACCCGGAAGTTCAACGAAAAAGCCGGCAGCCTGGACAACACCGTGGTACTCGTCGTCTCCGCCGATCTGCCCTTCGCGGCCGCCCGTTTCTGCGGCGCTGAAGGCCTGAAAAACGTCGAAACCCTCTCCACCTTCCGGAACTACAGCTTCCAGCAGGATTACGGCGTCGCCATCCAGGACGGCCCCCTTGCCGGTCTCTGCGCCCGGGCGGTGGTTGTACTGGATGAAAACAACAAGGTAATCCATAGCCAGCTGGTTGATGAGATCAAGAACGAGCCGGATTACGATGCGGCCTTGAAGGCACTTTGA
- a CDS encoding alpha/beta fold hydrolase — protein MPNLFKSAADRAAGVTRQTALYAGNAFDRIFRAASLVQAGQTPFETLHTDGLVSLRYYPPLAEDFIELDGETIAVERTAHKTPIVIVPPLAVNMLIYDLFPQRSLIRFLRAKGFEVYLIDWGIPTREHSHYNLHTYVAELLPAYLNRVREHSSEQELSLHGWSMGGMFTLFYSALSNDQHVRNAIVLGSPIDSHASGILGLLNQRMADVAGFVRKRTGFRLHDVKPHWFHTPGWANTIGFKLTNPIASVMSYWELIIRLGDREFVTSHATTSAFLDRMVAYPGGIIQDTVVRVWIDNQLSKGEIQIGEDIARLENVSANLLAIAGGDDTLVTPGAAKRVMDHVSSTDKTFRVVPGGHMGILAGSKAPRQSWLELAEWLASRSD, from the coding sequence ATGCCCAATCTCTTCAAATCAGCTGCTGACCGCGCGGCGGGCGTTACCCGGCAAACGGCCCTCTATGCCGGCAATGCCTTCGACCGTATCTTCCGAGCCGCCAGTCTGGTCCAGGCCGGACAGACGCCGTTTGAGACGCTCCATACCGATGGCCTGGTCAGCCTGCGCTACTATCCGCCGCTGGCCGAGGATTTCATCGAGCTGGACGGTGAAACCATTGCGGTGGAGCGGACAGCCCACAAGACCCCGATTGTGATCGTGCCGCCACTGGCGGTAAACATGCTGATTTACGATCTGTTTCCCCAGCGCAGTCTGATCCGATTTCTTCGCGCCAAAGGGTTCGAGGTCTATCTGATTGACTGGGGCATACCAACGCGGGAGCACAGTCATTACAACCTGCATACCTATGTGGCGGAGCTGTTACCGGCGTACCTTAACCGGGTTCGGGAGCACAGCAGTGAGCAGGAGCTGTCGCTGCATGGCTGGAGCATGGGTGGCATGTTTACGTTGTTCTATTCGGCGCTCAGCAACGATCAGCACGTGCGCAACGCCATTGTGCTGGGATCGCCGATTGACAGTCACGCGTCGGGGATTCTAGGGCTTTTGAACCAGCGTATGGCGGATGTGGCCGGCTTTGTCCGCAAGCGCACCGGGTTCCGTCTTCACGATGTGAAACCGCACTGGTTTCATACCCCGGGCTGGGCGAACACCATCGGATTCAAGCTGACCAATCCGATTGCCAGCGTAATGAGCTACTGGGAGCTGATTATCCGCCTGGGTGACCGTGAGTTTGTCACCAGTCACGCGACCACGTCGGCGTTTCTGGACCGCATGGTGGCCTATCCCGGCGGGATCATTCAGGACACGGTGGTGCGGGTGTGGATAGACAATCAGCTGTCGAAAGGTGAGATCCAGATTGGGGAGGATATCGCCAGGCTGGAAAATGTAAGTGCCAACTTACTGGCTATCGCAGGTGGCGACGATACGCTCGTGACGCCGGGTGCGGCCAAGCGGGTGATGGATCATGTGAGCTCTACGGACAAGACGTTCAGGGTCGTTCCGGGTGGGCATATGGGCATTCTTGCGGGGAGCAAGGCGCCTCGTCAGAGTTGGCTGGAGTTGGCGGAGTGGCTTGCTTCTCGGTCAGACTGA
- a CDS encoding haloacid dehalogenase type II gives MSMTLAFDVYGTLVDPMGMSRLLAEDAGDRAEAVAALWREKQLEFSFRKGLMKVYEDFGVCTRQALRYAMATHKLTLSEERENALMAAYLSLPAFDDALPALKSLKGQYPLFAFSNGSYPALEKVLGHNELLEQFEGLVSVDDIKSFKPDPAVYTYARRATGSWEKPLCLVSSNAWDVIGARAAGLLAIWVKRDPEKVFEDWDIQPSAVIKSLSELEATLKNL, from the coding sequence ATGAGCATGACCCTCGCTTTCGACGTTTACGGAACCCTGGTCGACCCCATGGGCATGTCCCGCCTCCTGGCGGAGGACGCCGGCGACAGGGCAGAAGCCGTAGCCGCACTGTGGCGGGAGAAACAGCTGGAATTCTCATTCCGAAAGGGCCTGATGAAAGTCTACGAAGACTTCGGTGTCTGCACCCGCCAAGCCCTGCGCTACGCGATGGCAACCCACAAACTGACCCTGTCCGAAGAACGCGAAAACGCCCTGATGGCAGCATACCTCTCCCTGCCCGCCTTCGACGACGCGTTACCGGCATTGAAGAGCCTGAAAGGGCAGTATCCGCTGTTCGCGTTTTCCAATGGAAGTTATCCGGCGCTGGAAAAGGTCCTGGGACATAACGAACTGCTGGAGCAGTTCGAAGGTCTGGTATCGGTAGACGATATCAAGAGTTTCAAACCTGATCCTGCCGTTTACACCTATGCGCGGCGTGCAACCGGTTCCTGGGAAAAGCCCCTGTGCCTTGTCTCCAGTAACGCCTGGGATGTAATTGGTGCCCGGGCAGCAGGATTGCTCGCAATCTGGGTAAAGAGGGATCCGGAAAAGGTTTTTGAAGACTGGGATATTCAGCCGTCAGCAGTGATCAAAAGTCTTTCAGAACTGGAGGCAACTCTGAAAAACCTCTGA
- a CDS encoding penicillin-binding protein activator LpoB: MFSKNTFKPACALVLTSLVLSGCASKIENVQGKPSVYEDVSTTGSVGGVGIESQDVVAMTDQMMRDMLANPMLTGRSTPPRIIIDNEYIKNESTSVINTNMLTDRLRIELNRAANGRMIFVGRHFSDMVQKERDLKRDGAVDGGTIRQTAAQAGADFRLGGRISSLDAIDRNTGTQSRYSQVTFEMVDLELGTIVWSGLYEMRKAARDNVVYR; the protein is encoded by the coding sequence ATGTTCAGCAAAAACACCTTTAAACCGGCCTGCGCTCTGGTACTGACTTCCCTGGTCCTTTCCGGCTGTGCCAGCAAGATCGAAAACGTACAGGGCAAGCCCAGCGTCTATGAGGACGTATCCACCACAGGCAGCGTGGGCGGCGTCGGTATCGAGAGCCAGGACGTGGTCGCGATGACCGACCAGATGATGCGCGACATGCTGGCCAACCCGATGCTCACCGGCCGCTCAACACCTCCCCGGATCATTATCGATAACGAATACATCAAGAACGAAAGCACCTCCGTGATCAACACCAACATGCTGACTGATCGCCTGCGCATCGAACTGAATCGCGCCGCCAACGGTCGGATGATCTTCGTGGGTCGTCACTTCTCCGACATGGTCCAGAAAGAGCGGGATCTCAAGCGGGATGGCGCGGTCGATGGCGGCACCATTCGTCAGACTGCGGCCCAGGCAGGTGCTGATTTCCGCCTTGGGGGCCGCATCTCGTCACTGGATGCCATCGATCGAAACACCGGAACCCAGTCCCGGTACAGCCAGGTCACCTTCGAGATGGTCGATCTTGAGCTGGGCACCATCGTCTGGAGCGGACTCTATGAAATGAGAAAGGCGGCCCGTGACAATGTGGTTTACCGATAA
- a CDS encoding Bcr/CflA family multidrug efflux MFS transporter, with protein MLTLTSVWTTILLAAAVALGPLATDMYLPALPQIGSDFGTGTDQVQLTLSLYLVGFAIAQLICGPLADRFGRKPIMIGGFVLFAIASIGCALATNIETLILCRFLQALGGSAGPVLGRAAIRDIYTPREAAKILAILASIMALAPAVAPTIGGLLTASLGWASVFLALGGYALVMALVVAFGIPEPMRPEHRQSLKPCSLLRNYRTISKDISFVGYTLTNALIFSGLFAFLSGSSFVLIDFLGVPTEQFGLYFACMVAGYIVGNLTAVRLGRRLLPDQILMRGLIIAVAGGSLMAVLALSEVFNVWAVILPQALFMIGTGMVLPQTMAGALANFPSMAGSASALFGFTQMAVAAVAGMLVGHLHDGTSLVMALIIAACAAIAMGCYLVLVQRYPAKGFEPQGATGN; from the coding sequence ATGCTGACTTTAACCAGTGTCTGGACAACGATACTTCTCGCCGCCGCTGTGGCCCTTGGGCCGCTGGCGACGGATATGTATCTGCCGGCGCTGCCACAAATCGGTTCAGACTTCGGCACCGGTACCGATCAGGTTCAGCTGACGCTGAGTCTTTATTTGGTGGGGTTTGCCATTGCTCAGCTGATTTGCGGTCCGTTGGCCGACCGTTTTGGTCGCAAGCCGATCATGATTGGCGGTTTTGTGCTGTTCGCCATTGCCAGTATTGGCTGTGCCCTGGCGACCAATATTGAAACCCTGATCCTGTGCCGTTTTCTGCAAGCGCTTGGTGGTTCTGCCGGGCCGGTTCTGGGTAGGGCGGCGATTCGAGATATTTACACGCCCCGCGAAGCCGCGAAGATCCTGGCAATTCTGGCCAGCATCATGGCCCTGGCGCCGGCCGTGGCGCCGACCATTGGTGGTCTACTAACCGCCAGCCTTGGCTGGGCTTCTGTGTTCCTGGCGTTGGGTGGCTATGCCCTGGTCATGGCGTTGGTAGTGGCCTTCGGCATTCCCGAGCCCATGCGCCCGGAACATCGGCAATCTTTGAAGCCCTGCAGTCTGCTGCGGAACTATCGGACTATCTCGAAGGACATCAGCTTCGTGGGCTACACCCTGACCAATGCGCTGATTTTTTCCGGTCTGTTCGCCTTCCTGTCTGGTTCTTCGTTCGTCCTGATCGATTTCCTGGGCGTGCCAACCGAGCAGTTCGGTCTTTACTTTGCGTGCATGGTGGCCGGGTACATCGTAGGAAACCTGACTGCCGTCCGTCTCGGCCGTCGCCTGTTGCCGGACCAGATCCTGATGCGGGGACTAATCATTGCCGTGGCTGGTGGCAGTCTGATGGCCGTGCTGGCACTGAGTGAAGTGTTCAACGTCTGGGCGGTGATCCTGCCCCAGGCCCTGTTCATGATCGGAACCGGGATGGTGCTGCCCCAGACCATGGCCGGTGCCCTGGCCAACTTCCCGAGCATGGCGGGCTCCGCTTCTGCCCTGTTCGGCTTCACCCAGATGGCCGTTGCGGCCGTCGCCGGTATGCTGGTGGGCCACCTGCACGATGGCACCTCTCTGGTCATGGCCCTGATCATTGCAGCCTGCGCCGCAATCGCCATGGGCTGTTATCTGGTGCTGGTTCAGCGTTATCCTGCGAAAGGTTTCGAGCCACAAGGCGCGACCGGCAATTAA
- a CDS encoding ribonuclease R family protein yields the protein MLNADALSQLRQLKSDIKDNKVVFPGTVKATNGRFGFVALDEGRDVFLPPEEMQKVLPGDRVNVTEQEVEKGKTQGVVDELLETRLNTFVGRYLIKGKGHFVVPETPGINRWIFIPPKERMNAQQDDYIYCQIHRHPIKDGKGQARVLRVIGKAGEPGIERSFTLATFDLADTWPDAVRAQADSLSDSDIESREAGREDRTDRPYVTIDSPGTQDMDDALLAEPNATGWTLSIAIADPTAVIETDSPAEQEAFNRATAIYFPGEPLPMLPDSISTRLCSLMPDMKRLALVCDLQVNNDGSLGDYSFHQAVIRSKGKLSYELVSNLIEGREDDEIKALPDAVANSLDQLHQAATALRKWRSEHALLSGDRPEFRLRLDENKRIRLIEPSIQNEAHRLVEECMVAANRCAADFLANQTAGLFIQHPGLRDDRADNIRALLDSHAPHLSGVDAHQAEGFRKLMKETDALEAEVPVKAILSRQLARAELSFKPAPHQGMGLDAYTTFTSPLRKFSDFYVHRLIKSALWDTPMKPLTEDQLEALQAAQIRARQAANSLEAWLKSDFAKTLSEEPMTGVISRTVPAGFFVRLDANGLEGFVSCKDLDGKYSFDPVTLRLIHNKNGRIFQLEQPVTVSFAGVDEERRQINFKLVEAQEIATGSSSKDG from the coding sequence ATGCTCAATGCCGACGCCCTCAGCCAGTTGCGCCAGCTGAAATCGGATATCAAGGACAATAAGGTGGTGTTTCCCGGGACGGTCAAAGCCACCAATGGCCGCTTCGGATTCGTTGCGCTCGACGAGGGCCGGGACGTCTTTCTGCCACCTGAGGAAATGCAGAAAGTGCTGCCCGGGGACCGGGTGAATGTCACCGAGCAGGAAGTTGAGAAAGGCAAAACCCAGGGCGTGGTGGACGAATTGCTGGAAACCCGCCTGAACACGTTTGTCGGGCGCTATCTGATCAAGGGCAAAGGGCATTTCGTGGTACCCGAGACGCCGGGTATCAACCGCTGGATCTTCATTCCCCCCAAGGAACGGATGAACGCCCAGCAGGACGATTACATTTACTGCCAGATTCACCGGCATCCGATCAAGGACGGCAAAGGCCAGGCCAGGGTCCTGCGGGTGATCGGCAAGGCCGGGGAACCCGGTATCGAACGTTCCTTCACCCTGGCGACGTTTGATCTGGCAGACACCTGGCCCGATGCGGTGCGCGCGCAGGCCGACAGCCTCAGTGACAGCGACATTGAATCCCGGGAAGCCGGGCGGGAAGATCGCACGGACCGACCCTATGTGACCATCGATAGCCCGGGCACCCAAGACATGGACGACGCCCTGCTGGCCGAACCCAACGCCACCGGCTGGACCCTGTCGATTGCCATTGCCGACCCGACCGCCGTGATCGAGACCGACAGCCCGGCGGAGCAGGAAGCGTTCAATCGCGCCACCGCCATTTACTTCCCGGGCGAGCCCCTGCCCATGCTGCCGGACAGCATCAGCACCCGACTGTGCTCATTGATGCCGGATATGAAACGCCTGGCCCTGGTGTGTGATCTGCAGGTCAACAACGATGGCAGCCTGGGCGATTACAGCTTTCACCAGGCGGTTATCCGGTCCAAGGGCAAGCTCAGCTACGAGTTGGTCTCCAACCTGATTGAAGGCCGGGAAGACGATGAGATCAAGGCGCTCCCGGACGCCGTTGCCAACAGCCTGGATCAATTGCACCAGGCAGCGACAGCGCTCAGGAAATGGCGCAGCGAGCATGCGTTGCTGAGCGGCGACCGGCCGGAATTCCGGCTCCGCCTGGATGAAAACAAGCGTATCCGGCTGATCGAGCCGTCTATTCAGAACGAAGCCCACCGCCTGGTGGAAGAGTGTATGGTTGCTGCCAACCGCTGCGCCGCGGATTTTCTTGCCAACCAGACAGCGGGCTTGTTTATCCAGCACCCCGGGCTTCGGGATGATCGCGCCGATAACATCCGGGCGCTGCTCGACAGCCACGCCCCACACCTGTCCGGGGTTGATGCCCATCAGGCCGAGGGCTTCCGCAAACTGATGAAAGAAACCGACGCCCTGGAGGCCGAGGTACCGGTCAAGGCCATACTGTCCCGCCAGCTTGCCCGGGCCGAGCTGAGCTTCAAGCCGGCTCCTCACCAGGGAATGGGCCTGGATGCCTACACCACGTTTACCTCGCCACTGCGCAAGTTCTCGGACTTTTACGTGCACCGGCTGATCAAGTCGGCGCTGTGGGATACTCCCATGAAACCCCTGACCGAGGATCAGCTTGAAGCCCTGCAAGCCGCCCAGATCCGCGCCCGTCAGGCGGCAAACAGCCTGGAAGCCTGGCTCAAGAGCGACTTTGCCAAGACACTGAGCGAAGAACCCATGACCGGGGTGATCAGCCGCACGGTGCCCGCCGGTTTCTTTGTGCGGCTGGACGCCAACGGGCTGGAAGGGTTTGTCAGCTGCAAGGACCTGGACGGCAAATACAGCTTCGATCCGGTCACCCTGCGCCTGATCCATAACAAGAACGGGCGCATCTTCCAGCTGGAGCAGCCGGTGACGGTTAGCTTTGCCGGGGTAGACGAAGAACGCAGGCAGATTAATTTCAAGCTGGTGGAAGCGCAGGAGATAGCCACCGGATCCAGTTCCAAAGACGGTTGA
- a CDS encoding acyltransferase — protein MLSFLPAPVIGVINSILLGINTLFWCILLYIPAILKLIIPITGFRVLCTKVIIWIAEAWVACNTGWMKLTHGTKWDVKGAENLKRESWYLVLANHQSWVDIFAMQRVFNHRAPFLKFFLKQQLIWVPVIGLAWWGLDFPFMKRYTREYLIKHPEKRGEDLRSTRRACEKFRYTPVSVMNFVEGTRFTQAKHDKQKSPYKHLLIPKAGGAAFVLDAMGESIQTLVDVTIAYPGGAPTFWEFICGRVKEVKLEIHTVDIPDHLKGRDYSTDAEHRRNVKNWLGEIWTAKDERLSAMLRQ, from the coding sequence ATGCTCAGCTTTCTACCCGCCCCCGTGATTGGTGTCATCAATTCCATCCTGCTGGGAATCAACACCCTGTTCTGGTGCATCCTGCTTTACATCCCGGCCATCCTGAAACTGATTATTCCTATCACCGGCTTCCGGGTGTTGTGCACCAAGGTGATTATCTGGATTGCCGAGGCCTGGGTGGCCTGCAACACCGGTTGGATGAAGCTGACCCATGGCACGAAATGGGATGTGAAAGGCGCGGAGAATCTCAAGCGGGAAAGCTGGTATTTGGTGCTGGCCAACCACCAGAGCTGGGTGGATATCTTTGCCATGCAGCGGGTGTTCAACCACCGGGCGCCGTTTCTCAAATTTTTCCTCAAGCAGCAGCTAATCTGGGTACCGGTAATCGGTCTTGCCTGGTGGGGCCTCGATTTCCCCTTCATGAAGCGCTACACCCGGGAATATCTGATCAAGCACCCGGAGAAGCGGGGCGAGGACCTTCGTTCAACCCGCCGGGCCTGTGAGAAGTTCCGCTATACCCCGGTGAGCGTCATGAACTTCGTGGAAGGCACACGGTTCACCCAGGCCAAACACGACAAGCAAAAGTCGCCCTACAAGCACCTGCTGATACCCAAGGCCGGCGGTGCCGCCTTCGTACTCGACGCCATGGGGGAATCTATCCAGACCCTGGTGGATGTGACCATCGCCTATCCGGGTGGCGCACCCACCTTCTGGGAGTTTATCTGTGGCCGGGTGAAGGAAGTGAAACTGGAAATCCACACCGTTGATATCCCGGACCACCTGAAAGGCCGGGATTACTCAACGGATGCGGAGCACCGCCGAAACGTGAAGAACTGGCTCGGAGAGATCTGGACGGCAAAGGATGAACGTCTATCCGCAATGCTGCGTCAATAA